AGAGGCCGGAAACTACAGCGTTGCTAAAGTGCTCCTTAAAGAGGCCAGGAAGGTTCTTCACGAGCTCTACCGTGAGAGAAAGTCGGTGATTTCAATGCCGGGGACGGGGAGACACGATGAAAAGAGCGGAAAGCACTGATTAGCTTTCCTTCCTTCTTGCCTTTTTCTCTCTGAGGTACGGATACCTCATTATGTGGCCACAGTTAAGGCATTTAACCACTACATGGGAATATGGCCTGCTTCTCAGCCTAACCTGTGCGTTCTTCCCCGGAACGAGGAAAGAGTGGCATCTTTTACAGTAACGACGCTTCCACTTCCTTGGGAGCCTTATCTTTGCCTTCTGTTGCACTGCCAGTGCTATCTCGACGTACCTGTTAGCCAGCTCGGGGCTGTAGGGGAAAACCCTCTCTGCGAGGGTGAACAGCGTCTCTACCCTCTCCCTAGCTATTTTCTTCTTCTCCTTCTGCTCTTTCCTCCTGAGGAATTTCTTTCCCACACTACCACCTCACGAGCTTGAGCTTTCCAGAGAACGGTTCGTAAAGGTACCCCTCCCTTAGGAGTTTTTCAATAGTTTCTCTCCCGTGTTCTTCCCTGAACCCGGCCTCCACAAGGGCCTTTAAGAACTCCTCCCTTGTGACCGTTCCGTCGAGGGAGGTTGCCTCAAGGTCTTCAAAGATTTTGATGCCTATCTCCGCGACCTTTGAACCCCCGATGTAGCGCTCGTATTCCTTGAGGAGCCTTAACTTCTCCTTTTCAGGCATCTCGTTTATCCACGTGTCAGTTATCTCCTGGTACAGGCCGAGGAGGTCGTTTACAAGGCCTCTATCAATCTTTCCCTCAAACCTTTCCATCGCCCCGAGCAGTCTTGCACCGAGCCTGTAGCGTGTTCCAACGTTGAACACCTTCCCCGAGAGCGTTAAAGCGTCGAAGAGCTCGCCGTAC
This genomic stretch from Thermococcus sp. harbors:
- a CDS encoding ribonuclease P protein component 4; its protein translation is MGKKFLRRKEQKEKKKIARERVETLFTLAERVFPYSPELANRYVEIALAVQQKAKIRLPRKWKRRYCKRCHSFLVPGKNAQVRLRSRPYSHVVVKCLNCGHIMRYPYLREKKARRKES